The following are encoded in a window of Cervus canadensis isolate Bull #8, Minnesota chromosome 11, ASM1932006v1, whole genome shotgun sequence genomic DNA:
- the LOC122449350 gene encoding olfactory receptor 4P4-like, whose protein sequence is MEDRNNVTEFILLGLSTDKKVRILCFLFFLFCYLAIWLGNLIIVISISCSQLITQPMYFFLNCLALSDLFYTSTVTPKLMTDLLLERKVISYKNCMTQLFTTHFFGGIEVFILTGMAYDRYVAICKPLHYAIIMNRQRRHSILIASGAGGLLHSLGLFLLAIVLPFCGPNEIDHYFCDVYPLLKLACIDTHKIGFFVIANSGLMGLVIFVVLMASYILILYNVRTYSAESRHKALSICSSHITVVILFFIPVIFVYIRPATTLPEDKVFTLFYTIIVPMLNPLIYTLRNMEMKNSIRRVWCNKRFIFEDEAFDLRLYDDFLLAKKL, encoded by the exons ATGGAAGATAGAAATAATGTTACTGAATTTATTCTCTTGGGACTTTCTACGGACAAGAAAGTCCGGatcctctgctttttatttttcttattctgttaCCTGGCTATTTGGTTGGGGAACTTGATCATCGTGATTTCTATTTCATGCAGTCAGCTAATCACCCagcccatgtacttcttccttaACTGCCTTGCACTCTCAGATCTCTTCTACACCTCCACTGTGACACCCAAACTCATGACTGACTTACTGCTGGAGAGAAAGGTCATTTCCTATAAAAACTGCATGACACAGCTTTTCACCACACATTTCTTTGGGGGGATTGAGGTCTTCATCCTCACAGgaatggcctatgaccgctatgtggccatctgcaaacctCTCCACTACGCCATCATCATGAACAGGCAAAGACGTCACTCAATTCTCATAGCATCAGGTGCCGGGGGACTTCTTCATTCTCTTGGTCTATTTCTTCTTGCAATTGTTTTACCTTTCTGTGGCCCTAATGAAATAGATCACTATTTCTGTGATGTATATCCTTTGTTGAAACTAGCCTGCATTGATACACACAAAATTGGCTTTTTTGTCATTGCCAATTCTGGCTTGATGGGACTGGtgatctttgtggttttgatggCCTCCTACATTTTGATTTTGTATAACGTACGCACATATTCTGCAGAAAGCCGCCATAAAGCACTTTCCATCTGTAGTTCCCACATCACAGTCGTGATCCTCTTTTTCATACCTGTCATCTTTGTTTACATTAGACCTGCCACAACATTACCAGAAGATAAAGTGTTTACACTCTTCTACACAATTATTGTCCCCATGCTCAACCCGCTTATCTACACACTTAGAAACATGGAGATGAAAAATTCCATAAGAAGAGTTTGGTGCAATAAAAGGT TCATTTTTGAGGATGAAGCCTTTGATCTCCGCCTTTACGATGACTTCCTCCTTGCTAAAAAgctttaa